In Methylomonas sp. MK1, the genomic stretch CGAATTCCGCTATCGGTAGCGGCTTGCTGACCAAATAACCTTGGTAAAGATCACACTGCCGGCTTTTCAGAAAAGCCAGTTGCTCGGCGGTTTCCACGCCTTCCGCAACCACTCGCATACGTAGCGTCTTTGCCATGGCGATGATCGTAGCGGTGATTTCCATATCGTCGGTGTGTTGGGGGATGTCTTCAATAAAGCTTTTATCGATTTTTAAGACATCCAGCGGAAAGAGTTTCAAATAAGCCAGCGATGAATAGCCGGTGCCAAAATCATCGATAGCCAGATGCACACCTAACCCGTGCAGTTTATGCAAAATTTCGATGGCTTCTTTTTCCCGCTTCATCAAGGCGCTTTCAGTGAGTTCGAGTTCCAGGCACTCGGCTGGAAAACCGGTTTCTGCCAAGACCTTGGCGACGAGGTCGCTAATGTCGCTATGCAAAAACTGTTGCGGCGACAGGTTAACTGCCAGACGCAAGGGCGGAAAACCGGCTTTTCGCCAGCGTTGGCCAGTGCGGCAGGTTTCTCTCAATACCCAATTGCCGATACTGGTGATCAGACCGGTTTCCTCGGCAATCGGTATGAAGCGCAGCGGCGGTATCAGTTCGCCGCTGGCAGTCTGCCAGCGGACCAGGGCTTCGGCTCCGATAATCGCGCCAGTCTCGATGCAAATTTGCGGTTGGAAAAATACCCTTAATTCGCCTTGCTCGATAGCTTGCCGCAGGCGGATTTCTATATCGATACGTTCGCGCGCGGCGCGCGTCAAATCTTCCGAGAAATATTTGAAACGATTACGGCCCTCGTTTTTGGCTTGATACAAGGCCGTATCGGCTTGTTGGATCAACTCGTCCGGCGAAGCGCCGTGTTCGGGAAACATCGCGATGCCGACGCTGACGCCGATGCGTACCTCATGACCGCTGGGTAGCTGCCAGGTTTGGTTCAAGGCATTGATGATTTGCGTGGCTACGTGAGCGACGGTTTCGGGTTGGTTGACTTCTTCCAGCAACACCACGAACTCGTCGCCGCCGAGGCGGCAAATGGTATCGCTGGTACGCAGCCGGGTAGTCAGGCGCTCGGCGACCATTTGCAGTAAATCGTCGCCGGCCAAATGGCCGAAGCTATCGTTGACGTCCTTGAAACGGTCCAGATCCAGCATCAACACCGCCATCTTATTGGCTTGGCGGCGGGCTTTCTCGATATTATGTTGCAGGCGCGACAGGAACAGCATGCGATT encodes the following:
- a CDS encoding sensor domain-containing protein; translated protein: MPQTLKQLNLILDTITDGVMVVDPQGVVLYANQAAEQLLERGSLIGHSLAIPISADKIQFQDINLIRPSGIAWAELRSTPLEWEGAPAYVIGLRDITARKQAEIALQESELLFHTLSKIAPVGIFRTNEKGECDYVNHRWCEITGLHFIDSHGDGWIAGLLADDRESVIAEWQRCISALQPFNMQYRFQLADGSVRWVVGRAEPELDETGGLRGYVGTITDISDIKANEERLGQAAAVFESTREGVMITDARRRITMVNKAFTDITGYANQDVIGNSPGIMSSGRHNADFYREMWANIATTDHWQGEIWNRRKCGEVYPELLSISTVRDGNGEISHYVGVFADISKLKASEMELEFLAHHDPLTKLPNRMLFLSRLQHNIEKARRQANKMAVLMLDLDRFKDVNDSFGHLAGDDLLQMVAERLTTRLRTSDTICRLGGDEFVVLLEEVNQPETVAHVATQIINALNQTWQLPSGHEVRIGVSVGIAMFPEHGASPDELIQQADTALYQAKNEGRNRFKYFSEDLTRAARERIDIEIRLRQAIEQGELRVFFQPQICIETGAIIGAEALVRWQTASGELIPPLRFIPIAEETGLITSIGNWVLRETCRTGQRWRKAGFPPLRLAVNLSPQQFLHSDISDLVAKVLAETGFPAECLELELTESALMKREKEAIEILHKLHGLGVHLAIDDFGTGYSSLAYLKLFPLDVLKIDKSFIEDIPQHTDDMEITATIIAMAKTLRMRVVAEGVETAEQLAFLKSRQCDLYQGYLVSKPLPIAEFEKFLTDHFPNNNHMPAIG